The window CCAAGTTCCAGACGACTTGATTACTGCTCGGTCATCGCCTTCCTGCACTTCCTTTCCATTCCTGTAAGCAATTTCTCAAGGCTCATGAAAGGGTCTGGATGCTCCATGCTTAGAGAGTGGCGAGGCGTCCCAGACTTCACTTTTAGTTGCGAGGGAGCGTCAGAGGTGATATGAGGACAAGACTCTAGAAGCTCATAGCCACATCGTCTAACATGCTGCCATTTTTCACTCAAATCGCTGGGAACACTGTGAATACTGACCCAACCTGAAGACATGGCGAAGTCCGTGGTCAAAAGCGGTGGGGCTGCCAGTGTATGTGACCAGGAACAGCAATGCCGCACAGAATCATGGGTTTCGACAATCAAGTATGGGCCAGGATCTGACTCGGAAAACATGACCTCCTATGCCATCTCACTTAGCTCCTGATCGCTACGGGTGGGTGCAGGAGCAGGATTTGAAGACGAGGCAGACTCGCCAGTGCTAGTAAGTTGCCCAAGCATCCCTTTGCCTAGATTGAGACCTGCAATGCCATCCCGGATAGCGGCAAACGTGTTGCCGTTAGGCTCAGCAGATGCGCTTCGTTCGATCGGCGCATGCCGTGTCTCTGGCGTCAGTGTCTCGTGTGCTGTCTCAACTCCAGCGAGAACTGACGGAGGTCCTGATTTGGAactcgaggttgatgatctAGGATCAGCATCGGCTTGGATGACACTGGGATACTGAAGATTCGATATGGCGGTTTGGCGATCTGTCTCGGCTGCCGCTGCAGCATTGAGACCAccattcatctcatcctcagtcCTCCCAAATACCTGGTGCCACCATCTAATCTCTTTAAGCCGCGGTAGAAGAATTCGCTCCTGCCCCTTTACATGGTCGTCGATACTAGCATCAAAATCCGGGTTTGTAAATTCAGCCCGTCGACAGAGGAAGTAGTCCCAAACTGATGACGTGCGTTCCGTAGCTCGGGCGTCCATTCTTTGCTTCTCGGAGTTGAAAAGGAAAGTACCGTATTGGCAAGAATACAGGTGATACAGAAGACGGCGCAGAAACCTTTCGTTAAATTGAAAACGATTGTTGTTTTGGCGCAGAAGCTGATAAGTGCAGTCGAGAAACTGGTGGAAAACAGGGCTGATCATTTTTGGAGATGTTgcctcgtcgtcaacaacctTTCCGGGAGCTGTTTCGACAACTGCAGCTAGGTCTGGATCGTCTTTGTTTTGATTGAAGAAGCGCTTTGCGCCACTCAGAACATTCTGGAAAGCATCGTTTCGGCCGTCGTTCTCTCCGGGCTGCACCTTTGAACCTGCAAAAGCATCCTTTTGCACATTGAACCAGTCTTCGTGGTTCAGATGCCCAGAACGTAGTCTGAACATGTGCCCAAAAGAGAGCCAATCCTTCTCAATGAGAACAATGAATCCATCTATGGTACGGTAGTAAGGGTCCAGCATGATTTGAGCCAATGCACTGAGCTGACTTGTGCGATCCCATCCATCAGAACAGTGTATGAGAACATGGGAGTGGTTGATGCCAATCTGTCTAGCAATAATGGCCGATCCATCCAGAACATTGTGAATATGTCGTAGCCAACCACTTTGGTGGAGCAGCTCTCGGTTTGGTGGTAGAGGTGAAATATCAGCGTCTTTGAGAGCGTCGACGACCTTGTTGAGAGAGCTTCGCATGACGTGGATATTCTCAATACTAAGGAATATCTTTCGCGCAAACTTGTACTTGTCCATATTTTCCGAGCCCATCCCCTGAACTTGATTCACCATGGCGTTTATAGTTGGACGGGCGTCCACAATCAAATTACTCTGCTGGGCACCATATACCTGACGCTTACCCGAGGCATCGTACACTGCAGAAGATTTGGAAATCAGTTCATCTTCATATCGTTCTGTCTCGGAGAGTTCTGGCTCTGTCGTTGAGCTCACAAGAGACACGTCAGCTTGACTCGATAAGGGAGTGGTGTCCTCGGACCCAGGCGGTAAGAGAGCGTTGAAAGATGCCGCTACTAGTTTCTCGTCTTGTACATTCGTTTTTCGTGTTATTCCAGAGAGGGGTTGGGAGCTTCGAGTGATGGTGCAGTTGTTGATAGGATGGATGTACGACAGCGCCGGGACACGATTTCTCGAGCGGAAATCCTTTGCATATTTAAGAACGTTGTCTGAAATTTTGGTTGGAACGACCAAGAATGCAGGATATGTGTCGCAAAAGGTGTAGTCCTTATTAATGTGCGTGATCCTCCAGCCTCTGTCAGGCAGCTTCTCACTAATTCCCTGTCGCCTAAATTCTGCTTTTGGATCGTAGAATGACCAGCCTCTAACTTCTCGCTCGTGCTTCAGCGGCTTGTGGTTAAATGCGTAAAGCTTTTCGACTGTTCCAAGCTTGCAGGTCCGAGATTTGATGAAATCGAATGCGTCGCGGGCGATTTCACTGTCAGTGAAGTTGAACGTAACGAACGTGAAGTCACGGCATCGTAATCGAATCGATGGAGCTTGACGTGACCCAGGCGGGACTGGTCGGAATACGCAGTGGCATAGCATCGGGAACGGAATCCATCTTTCTCGAACTTTTGATTTCTGCGAAGGATCTGGCGGATTTCCGGACTGATCAACGGGTGCGCAGAACACCAAATGGAAGTCGGTCAGTCGCAAAGTGCCATGGGTAGTCTGGCCGCCGTAGATACCCTGAACACTTTCGACAATCTAAGTCACGTTAGAAACTTGGGGAAATAGTGGTAAATGATGAAGCAAAGGTCGAGCATATAGACGAGGCGACTGTGACTAAACGATTTCACATACCTTTCGGGCCTCCATTTTGACAAACCGTGGGGTGATATGCACCACAGTTTCGCCGGCTCCCTGTTTCTTGAATAGAAGTTGttacaagatcaagatggtatGCCAAGTGTAATGCTGTTTTCTGTTTGTGATCGCTTAAGTGTCGACGTTGAAATGATTCGTTGGAAGCTCTTGAGGCGGTGATGCGGAGGTAGGTAGTTCGATATCGCGGGGCTGCCggaagacgatgaagtaGGTGATTGCAGTCAGGCGAGCAGAAATTAGAGTATTATAGGATAGTCTCTAACATTTCTAATAACAACACTGAAGCTCAAACAACGAAATGAGCCAAGTTGCCCGACCTTGAATGAAAGTTCAAGTTTATTCTAAGAGCCTGAGACGCCTACGGCTCGTCCATCATCACGAGCCACAGAAGCAGATGCCCACCTACGTCCACGAAGGGTCTAAGGCAACGTAAATGCTACAGACCCGACGTCAGAGGCATGGCCCAAGCGCTTTCCCCATTTCGGGGCGTCTATCTTTCTCCAAGTTCGCCAAAACAGTTTCTCCGACAGCCGGAGTATCATGAGAATGTACGTACCTCGTTGTGGAGCGAGCGTACCGGGCAGACCTGGAGGAACCTAGCCCCGCTTGCCAGTTTTAGGGCTCAACCACacaccaaaacaaaaaattGAGCGGCCATTTGTGAGTGTCAGTGAGGCTCGAAATCCACCCAGGATCGCGAatctttctcttcagccCGTTAACCCTCAGCTCGCCAACAGActccaagacaagacacctGTAGTCACGTCCAGTCCCGACAACACAAGTCCTTTTTTTCAAGATGGCTCACCCCGGATCTCAGATGTGAGTTACTGTCTGCGCCTGTCCTCTCGTTCGAAGAAGCGAAGCCATCATTGCATTATCGTCGCCACCCCGCCAAAGAATCACCACGGAAATCCAAGAACGAGCAGAATAATTGAGCATTCACTAACAATTACTTTCTCACAGCTCCAAGAGGAGAAAGTTCGTCGCTGACGGTGTCTTCTACGCCGAGCTCAACGAGTTCTTCCAGCGCGAGCTCGCTGAGGAGGGTTACTCCGGCGTCGAGGTCCGCGTCACCCCCACCGTTaccgacatcatcatccgaGCCACCCACACCCAGGAGGTTCTCGGCGAGCAGGGCCGCCGCATTCGTGAGCTCACCTCGCTCATCCAGAAGCGATTCAAGTTCCCCGAGAACTCCGTCTCCCTCTACGCCGCCAAGGTCCAGAACCGTGGTCTCTCCGCTGTCGCTCAGTGCGAGTCCCTCCGATACAAGCTTCTCAACGGTCTCGCCGTTCGACGTGCCTGCTATGGTGTCCTCCGTTTCATCATGGAGTCCGGCGCCAAGGGTTGtgaggttgttgtctctgGTAAGCTCCGTGCTGCCCGTGCCAAGTCCATGAAGTTCACCGACGGCTTCATGATTCACTCTGGTCAGCCCGCCAAGGACTTCATTGACCACGCCACCCGCCACGTCCTTCTCCGACAGGGTGTCTTGggtatcaaggtcaagatcatgcgCGGCTCCGACCCCGAGGGCAAGGCTGGTCCCCAGAAGACTCTCCCTGACGctgtcaccatcatcgagcccaaggaggagcaggctgtTCTCCAGCCCGTCAGCCAAGACTACGGCGCTAAGGCCGCCCAGGCTGCTCAGGCTGCTCAGGATGCCCGcgttgctgaggaggagggtggtgaggaGGTCCAGGCTGTTGAGCAATAGAGTGCTTAAATCATTAGGCTCGGAAAAGCCACCAAAACCTTACGAAGGAAGATGGGAGACCCGTGGGATGAGGGACGGAGGTCTACTCAGGCGTCAATTGTTCATTTGCATCTGCTAAGGGCACGGAAGGTTTCATTCTTGCTTGTAATGGTAGGCAAAGCataaaagagaaaaaatgAGACCCAAAGATTACGACGACACGTCATATGGCCGTGTCTTCTGTCTACCAATCCCTCGACTCCATTATCTTGCGGGTCTGTCTTTTACTTCGTAACTGTGCTTCTGTGATTGTCGTGTCGTAAGCACCAGAAATAATTGGTCCCATCACTAATATGTGACTGAGGCACTTGGGTTAAACCCTCCTGACGACAGGATATAAAGACAAAGGGGATTTGATTATTGCTCAACACTAACATTAGAATTGCAGCCGATACCCGTATCTTCCACTCTGTCACGGCTGCAACTCAATTCTGCCATGTGTTATGTATCATGTCGTAATAAGTAAGTCCTGTCTATGATAAATAGGTAGCCTCTGGCCTTTTCCCATCTCTTGTTATAAATTCAAACTTGGGCATTCTCAACCCTAGAAAAAAGCCCTGCGACTTGGATAACAGATCTACAACATCCGAACCGTTCATGACCCTCGAAACTTCGGCGGCAACGCCCGCGTTAGTCACCTTTCCATCGCTGTCCAGTATAAAAGTCTTCTTTGATCCGAAACCCCATGTGTGTGATCATTGTCTCCCGTCGCTTACGCCCGCCAGTTATCGTACAACGAGAATTTGCCTGTTGGCCCCAATACAAAATCCGCCAACGCCGTCCAAGACCATGTGCCCGTAGTACTCCAGTAATAGCAAACAATACATCTCGTTTGGTTCTGAGTCCCGACCCCGTTGTGCATTGGAAAACCACAGTTGACACCCAACATTAGAGCATGTCGTTGCGTAATGTACCATCCATGAATGCTGCCCTTACTCCGAGGAGAAATGCTCGGCCAAATGGCTTGAAAATGTACAATTCTTGTTTAAGATGCTGAAACATGCAGAATATTGTTGCGAAGCTCTCTCGACAAGTTGTCCAGAAGTTCATTGCTTCGCTATTTTGTTACGCGATGCGTTGCAGAACACTATCATCGGTCACCTGATTTGTGGCGATTGTCGAGTTCGATGCTGTTGTCGTAAGTTGCcttgccgttgccgttgccatTAGTGCGTCGCAGgtcgtcgtcgctgtcgtcgctgtcatcaGCCAGGTCGGTCAGAGCGAAGCCAgcggcctcctcctcatcgtatGCCCGGATCAAGCCCTCACGATCTCCACGCTGGCTGCTGATGCTGTGTCGGGAAGGATCGCCACTTCTCCTGGCTTGCATGCTCAGACGAGTTTGCAGACCAGATACCATATCGGTGCCGGTAGCGtcgcttcctcctcggcctgCGCTCAATCTCTGACCATGGGGGTCACCCCTCGACAGGTTTAGGAGATAGACACCAGTAAAGGTGACCAAGAATCCGCAGAGCAATGAGAGAGTATTGACAGGATCGTTTGTGTTGAAGCCGgtaaaaagaatgaaagaagCGCAAAGAGTCGCTGTCGTAAAGGTCACGTAGTACAGAGGGTTAACGCTGGAACATCCATTAGCAGAGCTCTTTATGCGCCCTTTGGTCAATCACTTACATGTTCGTAGGGAAGTTGGCAAGagctttgttgaagtagTTCATCTGTGTCAGAATGCAGAcggctgtcaagatcatgaaAACATAAGTCGAAGGATGGCTGAACTGGTTGTGGCCAGCAAAGGTGAGCTTTAGCGCAATACCAAAAGCCTTGACAGACATGACAGAAATGGATCCAACGGTAGAACAAATGGAAAGGTAAATGAGagcattcttcttgccaTATCTGGGCGCAATTCTGTAAATCATAAAGACGGCGAACCCAACGACGGCGAAGGCGTAGAGAAGGAAACCTGGTACCAGTTAGAAATGGCTCTCTTGATGATCCTTGTCTCCGGTCACGAACCTGGCTGGATGGCCAAATGCAGAATCTCGTCGACAGtctcaatctcctcatctGGAGGCGCGTGAAGCACAATGATAACGGCACCAATTAGGCATATAGCACTGCCGAGCTTGCCCAGTGTGCCAAGTTCTTCTTTAAGGAAATAGGAGCCAAGAACGGCACCAATGAGCACGCTGAGAGCTCCTAGGGGAGTAACGAGGATAGCAGGGGCGAAAGCGTATGCGGCAAAGTTGCAAATTTCTCCGAGAGCAACTATTATTAGGCATTATTAGCACAACCCtcgcaaagacaaactcaCGGTACGGCACTTACGAGTCGCGATACCGGCCCACCACAGGGGATTTTTGAGATACACAAACCCGTCGCCTTCAAagccatgtctctcttctGCTTGGATCAATCCCTGGTAATTGGTCAGTCCCGTGTACATTTCTAAATAACAGGTTGTAACAAAGTGCCGGGGGTATTCAGGCTTGTAACTCGTGGATATCATATGCTCAACGAACCTTTTTTGTGATAACAAAACTTGTTCCTGAAATATCATTAGCATGGCGCATTCGATCATACTCAAGAATGAAACATACCAATGGCGAGGGCCGATGTCATGGCAAGAGCCAGACCAATATACCTAGAAATCATGTCAGCTCTGCTATAGTGGGCGAGTTGGAGGATCGAGTTGCGACAAAGGACCGATCAAAGTGGCCTTTCAGGAGTAGGACCACGCCAAGTGGTACGCGACATACTTGTCTTCAATCATGATGTCTAAGAGAGCGCACAACAGCGGCGATGCGCACGAAGTCGACTATCTATATGGAATCCCAGTGCGCTGAAAGCAACTGTTCAAGTTGAGACAATGTTCAGGCGAAATGCGCCTAGGAGTGTCGAGTCTAGTCGAGTCGAGGCTCAAGGATCGTTGACAGTTGGCGTAGGCTCGCACCGGGCGAGAAAAGCCGCGTAGCAATAACGAGTGTTGAAGCGACTGAGTTGGTGCAAAGTACGGGCTCGAGTCTTATCGCAAACACATCAAAGAGCTGCTGCTAACTCGTCGTCAAGCAATATGTCTCGTCGATGTTGGCGTGGACGCTTGCAGAGACTCGGCTATGGAGGGGGTACCGACGTATGCAACTCGCAAGCAGGCAATTCGCGATGACGGAAAAAGGATCGGTCGAAAGTATATTCGTGTCGTTGAGCAGTTGTCGAATTCGTGAGTGTCGAGAGTAGACAAGGTCGTGTCTTGTCAAACCAAGCAAGCAGGAGGTGAAAGGCTCGTAAGGCgcgacaagacgagacgataTTCGAAGATAGGCAGGGGGTTAGTAGGGTAAAAAGGGACAGCTTGGCTGGATTGCAAAAATGGAGAGGCTACTGCAGTGCGGATGAGACGAGTGAGATGGTGCAGTGCAGCAGCTTAGGTTAGGTTAGGTCTGACTTGTGTGGGAGAGACAAAGTTTGGGGAGGCCAGATCAGACCTGACGAGACCAGACAGGGGGGTTGAGTACTAAAACTACAGGCGACGGGAGGCTTGAACAAAACCAGGAGTGGAGAAGGCAAGTACATGAGTTTCAGTGGAACAACGGGTGTAGAACCAAGTACCCAACCCAACCTCAAGCAGTCCGAGTTCAAGAGGTTTCAAAAGAGGGCGCCAACGGACCCATAGGGCCCCCCCTGGCGTCAGGTCCTTGTCCCTGGCGTTACAGTGCCTTCCCAGAAAACACTATaaagatggagttgaaaAAGCCCTGAAGTACTGGATGGCCCGTATAATTCCAGCGCTTACGTTTGCtctcttccatttcctcccCCCACCGCATCTGACGACACTTCATTCCACGATCCATTTATTATTGGAAGATAGACTACTGATAAAACAGTCCGTTGATAAAACGGTAGCGTTACGAAACCTGGCACAGACCCAGGTGTCAAAACGCAGCAATTGCTATTAATTGACTGACTGTCTGCGAAATTGAACCCGCTTACTTTACGATGAGATGAAGTCTCAGGTTGCCCTCATGATATGCACCTGTGCTGGCTGGCCTGTATGGATGGATGTAGGTAGACACATACGGAGTAGGAATTCAATTTCTAGGGCCGGGGCTTGGCCAAAGGACGATCAAAGAAAGTGGTATTCGTCCGCCCCTGAGCTAATTCGTCACATCACGCACAACTACTACTATACATACCGTATACATTGACCTCCTAATTCGTGTCATGCCATCAATGAACAACCGAGCTCAATTAGATAGATGATCTTTGTTACTTCAACATGGATCTTTCTCTATCTCTATCTCGATTCCCCAACTCCATCTTACTATTAGCGCTCGCTTATTGATTGATTCAAGGGGTTCAATATCTTCTTACCAAGGTATGTACATATCTACGGATACAAATGTAACTTCTCCCCCTTAGCTTGCTTGTAATCGACCTTTTCTGCCACTCAGGCATACTCGCCTAGATGTAGGTTGTGATAAACCCCTGGAACCTTTCTAGCTTTCCTTGTCTCCTCGAAGTCCCATTTTGTCCCGCCTGAACCATGGAGTCCTCGTGTCCACGTCAGCAACCCGCACTGCATCGATAAATCAGTGAATTTCGGGAACGGGGTACTTTTTTTTAGCATCCGCAATTCAGTAGTGCCTCGCTCAGCTCCGCTGCCTGTGTATGGATAGGCCAGTCTGGAATACGGGCAAGGTCGAGAACATCCCCTACAACGCCTCCCGCGCGCCACATTAAATTTTCCATGTCTAAGCCTCACCTATCTGTAGCTTAAAACAAATCCATGCTTACCTGCACAGAACTGCTCTCCGCAATAGTTTTAAAAACAGTAA is drawn from Fusarium graminearum PH-1 chromosome 3, whole genome shotgun sequence and contains these coding sequences:
- a CDS encoding 40S ribosomal protein S3, producing the protein MAHPGSQISKRRKFVADGVFYAELNEFFQRELAEEGYSGVEVRVTPTVTDIIIRATHTQEVLGEQGRRIRELTSLIQKRFKFPENSVSLYAAKVQNRGLSAVAQCESLRYKLLNGLAVRRACYGVLRFIMESGAKGCEVVVSGKLRAARAKSMKFTDGFMIHSGQPAKDFIDHATRHVLLRQGVLGIKVKIMRGSDPEGKAGPQKTLPDAVTIIEPKEEQAVLQPVSQDYGAKAAQAAQAAQDARVAEEEGGEEVQAVEQ